The following coding sequences are from one Streptomyces dengpaensis window:
- a CDS encoding IclR family transcriptional regulator, producing MTAETSQTLDRGLRVLKLLADTDHGLTVTELSNKLGVNRTVVYRLLATLEQHALVRRDLGGRARVGLGVLRLGRQVHPLVREAALPALRALAEDIGATAHLTLVDGAEALAVAVVEPTWTDYHVAYRAGFRHPLDRGAAGRAILAARRAPAGEPGYTLTHGELEAGASGAAAPLLGVTGVEGSVGVVMLADSVPERVGRRVVDAAREVADALR from the coding sequence GTGACCGCGGAGACCTCTCAGACGCTCGACCGGGGACTGCGCGTCCTCAAGCTGCTCGCCGACACGGACCACGGGCTGACCGTCACCGAGCTCTCGAACAAGCTCGGTGTCAACCGGACTGTGGTGTACCGGTTGCTCGCCACGTTGGAGCAGCACGCACTCGTACGCCGTGATCTGGGTGGCCGCGCCCGGGTCGGGCTCGGGGTGCTGCGGCTTGGCCGCCAGGTGCATCCGCTCGTACGGGAGGCCGCGCTGCCCGCGTTGCGTGCGCTGGCCGAGGACATAGGGGCAACCGCCCATCTCACGTTGGTCGACGGGGCCGAGGCGCTCGCCGTCGCCGTGGTCGAGCCGACGTGGACGGATTACCACGTCGCCTATCGCGCGGGGTTCCGGCATCCGCTGGACCGGGGGGCCGCGGGGCGCGCGATCCTCGCCGCCCGGCGGGCGCCGGCGGGGGAGCCCGGGTACACGCTCACGCATGGGGAGTTGGAGGCGGGGGCCAGTGGGGCTGCGGCGCCGCTGCTGGGGGTGACGGGGGTTGAGGGCAGCGTGGGGGTTGTCATGCTCGCGGACTCCGTGCCGGAGAGGGTGGGGCGTCGGGTGGTGGATGCGGCTCGGGAGGTTGCGGATGCGTTGCGCTGA
- a CDS encoding S16 family serine protease has product MLSRLTRPKAVAVCAVPVVALLATAVFAPLPFSVAQPGMTANVLGENKGDQVITITGAPTRETSGQLRMTTIEATGPDARVSFGDVLSAWFAKDQAVLPRDSVYPSGDTLKEIEQHNEAQMKESQDTATEAALSYLDEKDGVKVTLNLADVGGPSAGLLFSLGIVDELDGDGSGGDLTGGRTIAGTGTIDADGNVGAVGGVALKTQAARRDGATVFLVPKAECSDAKSELPQGLRLIPVTSLKGAVDALVSLEKGKGSVPSC; this is encoded by the coding sequence GTGCTCTCTCGTCTCACGCGCCCCAAGGCCGTCGCCGTCTGCGCTGTTCCCGTTGTGGCTCTGCTGGCCACGGCGGTGTTCGCGCCGTTGCCGTTCTCCGTGGCGCAGCCCGGCATGACGGCGAACGTTCTCGGTGAGAACAAGGGTGACCAGGTGATCACGATCACCGGAGCGCCCACGCGGGAGACCAGCGGACAGCTGCGGATGACGACGATCGAGGCCACCGGCCCGGACGCGCGAGTCTCCTTCGGCGATGTGCTCAGCGCCTGGTTCGCCAAGGACCAGGCCGTGCTGCCGCGCGACTCGGTCTACCCGAGCGGGGACACCCTCAAGGAGATCGAGCAGCACAACGAAGCGCAGATGAAGGAGTCCCAGGACACGGCCACCGAGGCGGCGCTCTCGTACCTCGACGAGAAGGACGGCGTGAAGGTGACCCTGAACCTCGCCGACGTCGGCGGGCCCAGCGCCGGGCTGCTCTTCTCGCTCGGCATCGTCGACGAGCTGGACGGCGACGGCAGCGGCGGTGACCTCACGGGGGGCCGCACCATCGCCGGTACGGGGACGATCGACGCCGACGGCAACGTCGGTGCGGTCGGGGGTGTCGCCCTCAAGACCCAGGCCGCCCGTCGCGACGGCGCGACGGTCTTCCTGGTCCCGAAGGCGGAGTGCTCCGACGCGAAGTCGGAACTCCCCCAGGGGCTGCGGCTGATTCCGGTGACCAGCCTGAAGGGGGCCGTGGACGCCCTGGTGTCCCTGGAGAAGGGGAAGGGTTCGGTTCCGAGCTGCTGA